CTCTACCCTCCATAGACAGTGCGATCTGAGCACCTTTGCTACTGGGCACGGTGTCGAAATGGCTCAGAATGAGGaactcagcagcagctcccaCCAGAGCTCGGAGCAACAAGATGAGATCCACGAAATCCCTCAAACACAGTACCGCAGTCGCCAGAATTCAAGGGTAGCCCAAGATGATACGACCTATTTCGATGAGATCAACCCTGACGGTAAGGCAGAGTTGACTCACATTGCCTCGAACTTTCCCAGGCGCACTTCCAGTGCTAGTGCCAGTGTTGGTGTCGGTGGAAAGGGAATACAGCGAATGGACACTGTCGACGAAATGGCCCTCGATGACCCAGCCTTTGATCCTACAACTGACCAGTTTGACCACTACAAATGGGCCCGTAAAATGATGAAGCTCATAGATAGGGAAGGGTTCCCCCGGCCACCATCGATGGGCATCTCATTCCAGAACCTCAATGTATCTGGTTCGGGGTCGGCGTTGCAGTACCAAGATACTATGGCGTCTCTCTTTGCTGCACCCTTGCGACTTAATGAGCTCTTATTCAGACGATCCCCCGAGAAACATATTCTGCACGATTTCAACGGGTTAATCAGGAGCGGCGAGCTCTTGATCGTATTGGGGCGACCTGGCAGTGGTTGTTCAACGTTTTTGAAATCACTATGTGGTCAGCTCCATGGGCTGAAACTAGGGCAAGACTCCGAGATTCAATACGGTGGAATTTCGCAGGAGACTATGCTCAAGGAATACAAGGGAGAGGTCCTATACAACCAGGAAGTGGACAAGCACTTTGCTCATCTCACAGTCGGGCAAACCCTGGAgtttgcagcagcagccaggacTCCCGAGCACCGATTAGAGGGAGCCAGTCGTCACCAGTTCGCTACCTACGTTACCAAGGTCGCCATGTCTATTTTCGGTCTATCGCACACCTACAACACCAAGGGTATGGTATCCACGCTAGAAATATATGCCCCTGACATCTGTATCTGACTGTAATATAGTTGGCGATGACTATATACGAGGTGTTTCCGGTGGTGAGAGAAAACGAGTCAGGTCTGTTCTCATATTCATCACAACCATAAAATGGCTTGGAACTAACTCATATATAGTATTGCCGAAATGGCCTGTAAGCCTTCAAATAATGACTGTCCTACTTTGTTTGGCTTAACACTGACATACGTACAGTGTCGGGAGCACCTGTTGCGGCCTGGGACAACAGTACAAGAGGGCTTGATTCTGCAAGTGCCTTAGAATTTGCTAAGGGTAAGCTTAACCGATCATCCATAGCAGTCTCCTATAAAACAGACGGAACTGATCAGTGCATTTATAAGCGTTGCGCGTGTCTGCAAATGTAGCCGGCACTTGCCATGCCGTTGCAATTTACCAGGCTTCACAGGCAATCTATGACATCTTTGACAAGGCTGTTGTCTTATACGAAGGACGCGAGATCTATTTCGGACCCTGCGGCGATGCAAAGGAATATTTTGAGGAGATGGGCTTTTATTGCCCACCACGCCAGACGACTGGTGACTTTTTGACATCCGTAACCAACCCACAAGAGCGTACAGCGCGCGAGGGAATGGAGAACAAGGTTCCACGAACGCCTGAGGAATTCGAGACATACTGGAAGAACAGCCCGTACTACTCCGATCTTAAGCAAGACATTGCTGATCATTCGGAGGAGTTCCCTCTCGGTGGAGAGGCTGCACAAACCTATGGTCACGCGAAACGGCACAAACAGGCAAAACACGTCAGGCCTAAAAGCCCCTATGTCATTTCAATTCCAATGCAGGTCAAGCTTTGTACAATTCGAGCCTATCAAAGGTATTCATTCTGCTGAGTGCATCTGATATCTTTCGACTGACAGTGGCTAGGATATGGAACGACAAACCGTCTACACTGACAACCGTTATTGGTCGAATTGTGATGTCTCTTATTATTGGTTCTATATACTTCGGGTAAGGGCTTGTGGGGATACATACTGGACGATATTCTAACATATACAGTACCCCGAACGCCTCCGCCGGGTTTCAAAGTAAAGGAGCTTCTCTATTCTTCGCTGTTTTGTAAGTGCCTACCCTTGATGTAGAATGGAATCACAACTAATATGCCCCAGGATGAATGCTCTTATCAGTATTACCGAAATCAATTCACTTTACGATCAGCGTCCGATTGTAGAGAAACAAGCCTCGTACGCTTTCGTTCACCCCTGGGCTGAAGCATTTGGCGGGATCGTGTCGGATATTCCGGTCAAATTTGTTTCAGCTGTCGTCTTCAACATAATCTATTACTTCTTGGCTGGGCTGGTAAGTATAGTTATTCTGTCCGCATGTCACAATAGTGCTAACAGGCGCAGCGTTACGAACCTTCGCAGTtttttatcttctttcttttcacATTTCTCAGCACTCTCGCCATGTCGGCGGTCTTCCGAACCCTAGCGGCATCGACAAAGACTTTATCCCAAGCAATGTCCATGGCCGGAGTAATGGTACTGGCTATCATTATTTACACTGGTTTCGTGATACCCACACCGCAAATGTCCGATGTCCCGTGGTTCAGTTGGATTAGATGGATTAACCCGGTGTTCTATACCTTCGAAGCTATGGTAGCCAACGAATTTCACGGTCGACGATTTGAGTGCTCACAATTCGTACCCGCATATCCGAGCCTGAGCGGAGATTCCTTCATTTGTGCAGTTCGAGGAAGCGTTGCGGGAGAGCGGACCGTCTCGGGAGACTCTTACATCTGGGCTCAGTACCGCTATACATATGCTCACGAATGGAGAAATCTCGGGATTCTGATCGGTTTTTGGATTTTTTTCACCATAGTATATCTGGTTGCGACTGAGATCAATTCGGCGACGTCGTCCAAGGCTGAATTTCTGGTATTCCGCCGCGGTCATGTGCCGCCACAGATGCGCAACCTCGACAAAGATCAAGGAGATGCACCACCTGAGAATACCGCTTTGGCCGAAAAGCCAAGTGAGGCCGCGACAGCGAATACCTCTGCGATCCCGGAACAACACAGTATTTTCACCTGGCGAAATGTGTGTTATGATATCCCTGTCAAAGGCGGCCAGCGCCGGCTGTTGGATAACGTGAATGGGTGGGTGAAACCTGGTACGTTGACGGCATTGATGGGTGTCTCGGGGGCCGGGAAAACAACACTTCTCGATGTACTCGCGAAACGTGTTTCTATCGGCGTTGTTACAGGTGATATGTTTGTCGATGGCAAGCCGCTTGACTCCAGTTTCCAAAGAAAAACGGGTTAtgtccagcagcaagaccTACATCTTTCTACAACGACTGTGAGGGAGGCATTGCGCTTCAGCGCATTGCTACGTCAGCCAAAGTCAGTATCGAAGGCTGAGAAATACAAGTATGTCGAAGAAGTCATTGAAATGCTTAATATGCAGGACTTTGCGGACGCAATCGTCGGTACCCCCGGTGAGGGGTTGAATGTTGAACAGCGTAAGCTGTTGACGATTGGTGTTGAACTTGCAGCCAAGCCTGCGCTGCTCATCTTCCTTGACGAGCCGACAAGTGGTTTAGACTCACAAAGCTCTTGGTCCATTTGCGCCTTCTTGCGTAAGCTTGCAGATCGCGGTCAAGCGGTGTTGTCTACTATCCATCAACCCAGCGCCATGCTGTTCCAACAGTTTGATCGACTATTGTTTCTGGCCA
This region of Aspergillus puulaauensis MK2 DNA, chromosome 5, nearly complete sequence genomic DNA includes:
- a CDS encoding uncharacterized protein (COG:Q;~EggNog:ENOG410Q181;~InterPro:IPR034001,IPR017871,IPR027417,IPR003593, IPR010929,IPR029481,IPR003439,IPR013525,IPR034003;~PFAM:PF01061,PF00005,PF06422,PF14510;~TransMembrane:13 (o521-541i553-574o603-623i630-652o658-680i769-786o1185-1206i1218-1237o1257-1288i1300-1324o1330-1348i1360-1381o1454-1473i);~go_component: GO:0016020 - membrane [Evidence IEA];~go_component: GO:0016021 - integral component of membrane [Evidence IEA];~go_function: GO:0005524 - ATP binding [Evidence IEA];~go_function: GO:0016887 - ATPase activity [Evidence IEA];~go_function: GO:0042626 - ATPase-coupled transmembrane transporter activity [Evidence IEA];~go_process: GO:0055085 - transmembrane transport [Evidence IEA]), with amino-acid sequence MAQNEELSSSSHQSSEQQDEIHEIPQTQYRSRQNSRVAQDDTTYFDEINPDGKAELTHIASNFPRRTSSASASVGVGGKGIQRMDTVDEMALDDPAFDPTTDQFDHYKWARKMMKLIDREGFPRPPSMGISFQNLNVSGSGSALQYQDTMASLFAAPLRLNELLFRRSPEKHILHDFNGLIRSGELLIVLGRPGSGCSTFLKSLCGQLHGLKLGQDSEIQYGGISQETMLKEYKGEVLYNQEVDKHFAHLTVGQTLEFAAAARTPEHRLEGASRHQFATYVTKVAMSIFGLSHTYNTKVGDDYIRGVSGGERKRVSIAEMALSGAPVAAWDNSTRGLDSASALEFAKALRVSANVAGTCHAVAIYQASQAIYDIFDKAVVLYEGREIYFGPCGDAKEYFEEMGFYCPPRQTTGDFLTSVTNPQERTAREGMENKVPRTPEEFETYWKNSPYYSDLKQDIADHSEEFPLGGEAAQTYGHAKRHKQAKHVRPKSPYVISIPMQVKLCTIRAYQRIWNDKPSTLTTVIGRIVMSLIIGSIYFGTPNASAGFQSKGASLFFAVLMNALISITEINSLYDQRPIVEKQASYAFVHPWAEAFGGIVSDIPVKFVSAVVFNIIYYFLAGLRYEPSQFFIFFLFTFLSTLAMSAVFRTLAASTKTLSQAMSMAGVMVLAIIIYTGFVIPTPQMSDVPWFSWIRWINPVFYTFEAMVANEFHGRRFECSQFVPAYPSLSGDSFICAVRGSVAGERTVSGDSYIWAQYRYTYAHEWRNLGILIGFWIFFTIVYLVATEINSATSSKAEFLVFRRGHVPPQMRNLDKDQGDAPPENTALAEKPSEAATANTSAIPEQHSIFTWRNVCYDIPVKGGQRRLLDNVNGWVKPGTLTALMGVSGAGKTTLLDVLAKRVSIGVVTGDMFVDGKPLDSSFQRKTGYVQQQDLHLSTTTVREALRFSALLRQPKSVSKAEKYKYVEEVIEMLNMQDFADAIVGTPGEGLNVEQRKLLTIGVELAAKPALLIFLDEPTSGLDSQSSWSICAFLRKLADRGQAVLSTIHQPSAMLFQQFDRLLFLAKGGRTVYFGGIGKESHTLLNYFESNGARKCGSSENPAEYILEVIGAGASGKSSQDWPVVWNESKEAKEIQNEIGRIHKDRASAPSEEQDNTHREYAMPFTNQLWHVTLRVFQQYWREPVYIWAKLILAIASALFIGFTFFKPDSSQQGFQDVLFSAFMLTSIFSTLVQQIMPKFVVQRSLYEVRERPSKAYSWAAFIIANVLVEIPWQILAGVVSWACYYFPVYGANQAPHRQGLMLLFTIQFFIFTSTFATFVISALPDAETGGTIATLMFMMTLVFNGVMQPPNALPGFWIFMYRVSPLTYLISGLTATGLHGREIVCSDEEMSVFNPPSGQTCGQYMSAYLQVAPGRLYNQDATQNCQYCSLRSADQYLAASNIFYSERWRNWGIGWAYIGFNIFGTVALYYIFRVRHWNPTSIVRGVKRAAVFVCRVFKRRSGETPKGKEADNGRLL